One window from the genome of Fulvivirga lutea encodes:
- a CDS encoding diacylglycerol/lipid kinase family protein, giving the protein MGKILFVINPIAGDTDKGHLKNDITKILGSNEISFFETTGEDDETKLNEKLDDVSPEITVACGGDGTVNLVVKCIIGKDIKLGIIPLGSANGLATELEIPADINQAINLYNNPKVRTVDVLRVNDEFLCIHLSDIGLNAKLIRRFEGDNSRGMVSYFKHFFQTFFSKKAINYSFDFENDFFQYKAEMVVFANAKKYGTGAIVNPVGELGDRKFEVCIFQPYPWYAFFRLTYLFFVGRLNYSPFVKIVGTEKITVTGEQPEHLQIDGEPIGKFKKVKVEVLPDQILVVC; this is encoded by the coding sequence ATGGGAAAAATACTGTTTGTAATAAATCCGATTGCCGGGGATACTGATAAAGGTCACTTAAAGAATGACATTACAAAAATATTGGGCTCAAACGAAATTTCATTTTTTGAAACGACAGGCGAAGATGATGAAACCAAATTAAATGAGAAGCTTGATGATGTGAGCCCTGAAATAACAGTGGCTTGTGGAGGAGATGGCACCGTTAATCTGGTTGTAAAATGCATTATTGGTAAGGACATTAAACTTGGTATTATTCCACTTGGCTCAGCAAATGGTCTGGCAACGGAATTGGAAATACCTGCGGATATAAATCAGGCGATTAACCTCTATAACAACCCCAAGGTGCGCACTGTGGATGTGTTAAGAGTTAATGATGAATTTTTATGTATTCATTTGAGCGATATAGGGCTGAATGCAAAACTTATTCGAAGGTTTGAGGGCGATAATAGCAGGGGCATGGTATCCTATTTCAAGCATTTTTTTCAAACCTTCTTTTCCAAAAAGGCTATTAATTATTCATTCGACTTTGAGAATGATTTTTTTCAGTACAAAGCGGAGATGGTGGTATTTGCTAATGCTAAAAAATACGGAACGGGAGCAATTGTAAATCCGGTTGGGGAGTTAGGGGATAGAAAATTTGAGGTCTGCATATTTCAACCCTATCCGTGGTATGCCTTTTTTAGATTAACATACTTATTTTTTGTAGGCCGGCTGAATTATTCGCCTTTCGTGAAAATTGTGGGTACTGAAAAAATTACTGTTACAGGAGAGCAACCCGAGCATCTACAAATTGATGGTGAACCGATTGGAAAGTTTAAGAAAGTGAAAGTAGAGGTTTTACCTGATCAGATACTAGTGGTTTGTTAG
- the dxs gene encoding 1-deoxy-D-xylulose-5-phosphate synthase translates to MLIEPGELLAKINSPDDLKKLDQTQLVQLCDELRHFIIDNVSVYGGHFGASLGVVELTVALHYVFNTPKDQLVWDVGHQAYGHKILTGRRDIFHTNRVYKGMSGFPKRKESEYDTFGVGHSSTSISAAVGMAVASKYKGDDEQQHVAIIGDGAMTGGLAFEGMNHAGVSNSNILIILNDNCMSIDPNVGALKDYLTDITTSHTYNKVKDEVWNLLGKISKFGPSARDVVAKVENGIKSALLSQSNLFESLNLRYFGPVDGHDINHLVSVLDDLKDIKGPKILHCVTTKGKGYGPAEKGNKTTWHAPGKFDKVTGEIRKKVHETPQPPKYQDVFGHTLVELAEKNDKITGITPAMPSGSSMNIMMEAMPDRAFDVGIAEQHAVTFSAGQATQGLIPFCNIYSTFMQRAFDQVIHDVCIQDLPVVFCLDRAGFAGADGPTHHGAYDIAYMRCIPNMIVSAPMNEAELRNLMYTAQLPREGKAFTIRYPRGQGVMPEWKTPMEEIEIGTGRKIKDGEDVAILTIGHIGNYAVEACEKLEKEGLNPAHYDMRFVKPLDEKMLHEVFKKYKKVVTVEDGCLMGGFGSAIIEFMAENNYSAQVKRLGIPDAIIEHGEQIELQKECGFDPDGIAEAVISMTEGVLTK, encoded by the coding sequence ATGCTTATCGAACCAGGAGAGCTTCTAGCCAAAATTAACAGTCCGGATGATCTGAAAAAATTAGATCAAACACAGCTTGTACAATTATGCGATGAGCTAAGACACTTTATTATTGATAATGTTTCAGTTTATGGTGGCCATTTTGGCGCGAGTTTAGGCGTGGTTGAGTTAACCGTTGCACTACACTATGTTTTCAATACTCCAAAAGATCAATTGGTTTGGGATGTAGGTCATCAAGCTTATGGTCATAAAATACTAACCGGCCGAAGAGACATCTTTCATACCAATAGAGTGTATAAAGGCATGTCTGGGTTTCCGAAAAGAAAAGAAAGCGAGTATGATACTTTTGGTGTAGGTCATTCTTCCACTTCTATTTCTGCTGCAGTAGGTATGGCAGTAGCCTCTAAATACAAAGGTGATGACGAACAACAGCATGTAGCCATTATTGGTGATGGCGCTATGACTGGTGGGCTGGCATTTGAAGGAATGAACCATGCGGGTGTATCTAATAGCAACATTCTTATTATTCTGAATGACAACTGCATGTCCATTGACCCAAATGTGGGTGCACTAAAGGACTATCTTACAGACATTACAACATCCCACACATATAATAAGGTTAAAGATGAGGTTTGGAACCTGTTAGGTAAGATTAGTAAGTTTGGTCCAAGCGCTAGAGACGTTGTGGCTAAAGTTGAAAATGGAATAAAATCGGCACTATTAAGCCAAAGCAACCTATTTGAATCACTTAATCTGAGATACTTCGGTCCGGTAGATGGCCATGACATCAACCACCTAGTTAGTGTTCTTGACGATTTAAAAGATATTAAAGGCCCTAAAATCCTACATTGTGTAACAACAAAAGGAAAAGGTTATGGCCCTGCTGAAAAAGGAAATAAAACAACCTGGCACGCACCGGGTAAGTTCGATAAAGTAACAGGAGAAATTCGAAAGAAAGTACACGAAACTCCTCAGCCTCCTAAATACCAAGACGTTTTCGGGCATACGCTTGTTGAGTTAGCTGAGAAAAACGATAAGATAACGGGAATTACTCCGGCCATGCCATCAGGCTCTTCCATGAATATCATGATGGAAGCCATGCCAGACAGAGCTTTTGATGTGGGTATTGCCGAACAGCATGCCGTTACATTCTCGGCCGGACAAGCCACCCAAGGACTTATTCCATTCTGCAACATTTATAGCACATTTATGCAGCGTGCGTTCGATCAGGTAATACATGATGTGTGTATTCAGGATTTGCCGGTTGTTTTCTGCTTAGACAGAGCAGGTTTTGCCGGTGCTGATGGACCAACACACCACGGTGCGTATGACATTGCCTATATGCGTTGCATTCCTAACATGATCGTATCAGCTCCCATGAATGAAGCGGAACTGAGAAATCTAATGTATACGGCTCAGCTACCAAGGGAAGGAAAAGCCTTTACTATCAGATACCCAAGAGGACAAGGAGTAATGCCGGAGTGGAAAACTCCAATGGAAGAAATTGAAATTGGTACAGGTAGAAAAATTAAAGATGGTGAAGATGTAGCTATACTCACCATTGGTCATATCGGAAATTATGCCGTTGAAGCTTGCGAGAAGTTAGAGAAGGAAGGACTGAATCCTGCGCATTACGATATGCGATTTGTAAAACCTTTAGATGAGAAAATGCTTCACGAAGTATTTAAAAAATACAAGAAAGTAGTTACTGTAGAAGATGGTTGTCTGATGGGTGGTTTCGGAAGTGCTATCATAGAATTTATGGCAGAGAACAACTATTCAGCTCAGGTTAAACGTTTAGGTATTCCAGATGCCATTATTGAACATGGGGAGCAAATTGAACTTCAAAAAGAGTGTGGGTTTGATCCTGATGGTATTGCAGAGGCTGTAATTTCAATGACAGAAGGCGTTTTAACCAAGTAA
- a CDS encoding alpha/beta fold hydrolase — translation MSIHSEIIGEGDPIVLIHGFCETSSVWRPLTNKLALSYQVITLDLPGFGKSPLPSSSFSIMDIAEMVHGILEDNNLLQSAVIGHSLGGYVALALAERHAEDFKGFGLFHSTSFADDDEKKRSRNKTIDFVKKRGVEVFADSFVQQLFYVKNRSRLETEIRQVTKIAGETSETSLISYMEAMRDRPDRSNVLESLTLPTLFIAGDQDGSVPIEKSRAHYELMQNATIKELKDVAHMGMFEATQECFVAISEFLSNVYPSNNSYDTGMLPDRDLKKNLGCG, via the coding sequence ATGAGTATCCACTCTGAGATAATTGGAGAGGGAGACCCTATTGTTTTAATTCATGGATTTTGTGAAACCTCTTCTGTGTGGAGGCCACTCACTAATAAATTGGCGCTGAGCTATCAAGTAATTACACTCGACCTTCCTGGTTTTGGGAAAAGCCCCCTCCCATCAAGCTCTTTTAGCATTATGGATATTGCTGAAATGGTGCACGGTATTTTAGAAGATAATAATCTTTTACAAAGTGCAGTAATCGGGCATTCTTTAGGCGGCTATGTAGCACTTGCTTTGGCCGAGCGCCATGCGGAGGATTTCAAAGGCTTCGGGTTGTTTCATAGTACGTCTTTTGCAGATGATGACGAAAAGAAACGGTCAAGAAACAAAACCATTGATTTTGTTAAAAAACGCGGTGTAGAGGTATTTGCTGATTCTTTTGTGCAGCAGCTTTTTTATGTTAAAAACAGATCTCGATTAGAAACTGAAATAAGACAAGTCACAAAAATTGCAGGTGAAACTTCGGAGACTTCACTAATCAGTTATATGGAAGCCATGCGTGACCGACCGGATAGATCTAATGTTTTGGAATCATTAACTCTGCCCACATTGTTTATTGCAGGAGATCAGGACGGTTCAGTGCCAATTGAAAAATCAAGAGCACACTATGAGCTAATGCAAAATGCAACTATCAAAGAATTAAAAGATGTAGCTCACATGGGCATGTTCGAGGCAACACAAGAGTGTTTTGTAGCCATATCAGAGTTTCTTTCAAATGTTTATCCTTCTAATAACTCCTACGATACAGGAATGCTCCCAGATAGGGACTTAAAGAAGAATTTGGGCTGTGGGTAA
- a CDS encoding universal stress protein codes for MKRILVPTDFSSNANNAAKVALSLAKKSGAELHFIHVVYTPSDWNKMTDEMKEKYPESSHKVESARLSMEKLVSDKIFDTIKVAKTLGFGNPIEEINHYLSKNEVDLIVVGSHGTSHKADLFIGSNTQRIMRSTKIPVVAVKDSFKLEDLNRIVFASNFDKEAEIPFKKMEAISNALGAELDMLYINTPHNFKTSEEIDTVISKFLKEIDSNKEIHVRNDHDVAKGILSYCKKTNADMAVLINHRKAYKAHYLMGVTETLVFQSDFPVISMNVSEGRI; via the coding sequence ATGAAACGCATTTTGGTACCTACCGACTTTTCATCTAATGCGAATAATGCAGCCAAGGTTGCACTTTCGTTAGCAAAAAAATCAGGCGCTGAACTTCACTTCATTCATGTTGTTTATACTCCCTCAGATTGGAATAAAATGACTGATGAAATGAAAGAGAAATACCCTGAATCTTCTCATAAAGTTGAGTCAGCCAGGCTTTCAATGGAAAAGTTGGTATCAGATAAAATATTTGATACTATCAAAGTTGCTAAAACCCTTGGATTTGGTAACCCTATTGAAGAAATCAATCATTACCTTTCTAAGAATGAAGTGGATTTGATTGTGGTGGGTTCACATGGCACTTCACATAAGGCAGACCTTTTTATAGGTAGCAATACACAACGTATCATGCGGAGCACAAAAATTCCGGTTGTTGCTGTAAAAGATTCATTTAAGCTCGAGGACTTAAACAGAATAGTTTTTGCTTCAAATTTTGATAAGGAAGCAGAAATACCTTTTAAAAAGATGGAAGCTATTTCAAATGCGCTGGGGGCGGAATTAGATATGTTATATATCAATACACCACACAATTTTAAAACTTCAGAGGAGATTGATACGGTAATTAGTAAGTTTTTGAAAGAGATTGATTCAAATAAAGAAATTCATGTTAGAAATGATCACGATGTAGCCAAAGGCATACTGAGTTATTGCAAAAAAACCAATGCAGACATGGCAGTTTTGATTAATCATAGAAAAGCCTACAAAGCACATTATCTAATGGGAGTAACCGAAACCTTAGTTTTTCAGTCAGATTTTCCAGTGATAAGCATGAATGTGAGTGAGGGCAGAATCTAA
- a CDS encoding segregation and condensation protein A, with protein sequence MSFEIKLPLFEGPFDLLLFFIERDELDINDIPISKITNDFLDYLHNLEQLNIEVASEFILVAATLMRIKSKMLLPRPQLDEEGNEIDPREELVKHLLEYKKYKSVLEELKEMEAGQIDKEKRGNLAKELRSLSESVNVESEMQDLDLYKLLKVFQNVMERYEVEKNKPRHEVIQYPYTISGQRDFIMDNLANRNKISFGEIIEQDANKIAVIFNFLAILELLQLNMVTLIIGEGFNNFWVEKLDEVEEKA encoded by the coding sequence GTGAGTTTCGAAATTAAGCTTCCTCTTTTTGAAGGTCCATTTGACCTGCTCCTTTTCTTTATCGAAAGGGATGAGCTGGATATTAATGATATTCCTATTTCTAAGATTACTAATGACTTTTTGGACTATCTGCACAATTTGGAGCAGTTGAATATTGAAGTGGCAAGTGAGTTTATTTTGGTTGCTGCTACACTTATGCGCATAAAGTCTAAAATGTTGTTACCAAGACCTCAACTCGATGAGGAAGGCAATGAAATAGACCCTCGAGAAGAGCTGGTGAAGCACCTGTTAGAGTACAAGAAGTATAAATCAGTACTTGAAGAGCTCAAAGAGATGGAAGCGGGGCAAATTGATAAAGAAAAGCGAGGCAATCTAGCGAAAGAGCTGCGCTCACTTTCAGAGTCTGTGAACGTAGAGTCGGAAATGCAGGATTTAGACCTGTACAAACTTCTGAAAGTCTTCCAGAACGTAATGGAGCGGTATGAAGTGGAAAAAAACAAACCGCGCCATGAGGTGATACAATATCCATACACCATCAGTGGGCAAAGAGATTTTATTATGGATAACCTGGCCAATAGAAATAAAATTTCTTTCGGTGAGATCATTGAGCAGGATGCCAATAAAATAGCTGTGATATTTAATTTTCTTGCCATTCTCGAATTGCTTCAATTGAATATGGTTACCCTGATCATAGGTGAAGGGTTCAATAATTTCTGGGTGGAGAAGCTGGACGAGGTCGAAGAAAAGGCCTAA
- a CDS encoding App1 family protein, whose translation MGLLSPPAILAYKGYSNGNRVYVQGHVLFDRLLKESQADDKKRKNFLAMISRYLGKTIADVELEITFYNIKQKAITDERGMFKSSFNISDLSEGWHTIHYRVVGGLEHDQEIVATSEVLVANRSSEYIIVSDIDDTVLVSYATRVLRKLRLILLKNSKTRLPFEGVAKFYEALQAGKNINSKNPLFYVSSSEWNLYDFLEDFFEVRGIPKGPMMLQELKTSLWKIIFSGGGTHSHKKESIAQLLNTFPEQKFILIGDSGQRDAEIYTSLAKEHPGRIELIYIRDVNKSKKNKKINSSTAGLSETELIIVKDSYEAADHAFQRNLIANKIKKDQL comes from the coding sequence TTGGGACTATTAAGCCCCCCGGCAATACTGGCATATAAAGGTTATAGTAATGGGAACAGGGTTTACGTTCAGGGGCATGTGCTTTTTGATCGTTTGTTAAAGGAGAGCCAGGCTGATGATAAGAAAAGAAAGAATTTTCTGGCGATGATCAGTCGCTATCTGGGAAAAACCATAGCAGATGTTGAACTAGAAATAACCTTTTACAATATAAAACAAAAGGCCATTACCGATGAGCGCGGAATGTTCAAAAGCTCATTTAATATTTCAGACCTTTCTGAAGGTTGGCACACCATTCACTACCGGGTGGTTGGTGGTTTGGAACACGATCAGGAAATAGTTGCAACCAGTGAAGTATTAGTTGCCAATAGATCGAGTGAATACATCATTGTGTCAGACATTGACGATACTGTATTGGTAAGTTATGCCACCAGAGTTCTGAGAAAATTGAGGTTAATCTTACTTAAAAACTCAAAAACCCGCTTGCCTTTTGAAGGTGTTGCCAAATTTTATGAAGCACTGCAAGCTGGTAAAAATATCAACTCTAAAAACCCATTGTTTTATGTGAGCAGTAGCGAGTGGAACCTTTACGATTTCCTTGAAGATTTTTTCGAAGTACGAGGTATTCCAAAAGGGCCGATGATGCTTCAGGAATTAAAAACCAGTTTATGGAAAATTATTTTCTCTGGAGGTGGCACGCATAGTCACAAAAAAGAAAGCATCGCACAGCTATTAAATACCTTTCCTGAACAGAAGTTTATTTTAATTGGTGATAGTGGACAACGTGATGCGGAAATTTATACGTCACTTGCCAAAGAGCATCCTGGAAGAATTGAATTAATATATATCCGAGATGTGAACAAGTCCAAGAAAAATAAGAAAATTAACTCTTCAACTGCCGGGCTTAGTGAAACTGAGTTGATTATTGTTAAAGATTCTTACGAAGCAGCAGATCATGCTTTTCAGCGAAATCTTATCGCTAACAAAATAAAAAAAGACCAGCTATAA
- a CDS encoding MBOAT family O-acyltransferase: MISSIFINYWIGLKLMAYNRKIALIAALIFNLGLLITFKYLNFIAENINHVSGFELLSLPQILLPIGISFFTFQALSYIIDVYRNQVNPQKSILDLALYISLFPQLIAGPIVRYHDINDQLKQRSLTLKKFESGVQRFIIGFVKKLLIADNMAYIADTIFNYNDSELDTPLAWIGIIAYTFQIYFDFSGYSDMAIGLGRMFGFEFLENFNYPYIAKSVKEFWRRWHISLSTWFRDYLYIPLGGNRKGSTRTIVNLIIVFLLTGLWHGAKWNFIIWGVYHGFFLVIERIIKPKNTPKILSHFYLLMVVIVGWVFFRAENLAHAIAYLEKMFVPSTSLDFPNNVKYLINKEVVIISSLAVILSTPVKNMLVNMIQMKAGKWGSVLKTSYYSLLIALFLISISYMVADTYSPFIYFRF, from the coding sequence ATGATTAGCTCAATATTTATCAACTATTGGATTGGCCTTAAGTTAATGGCTTATAACCGAAAAATAGCCCTGATTGCCGCCCTAATATTTAATCTAGGATTATTAATTACATTCAAATATCTAAACTTTATTGCTGAAAACATCAATCATGTTTCAGGGTTCGAGTTGTTGAGTTTGCCACAAATATTGCTACCTATTGGAATTTCTTTTTTCACTTTTCAGGCTCTTTCCTATATTATCGATGTCTATAGAAATCAAGTAAACCCACAGAAAAGCATTCTTGATCTGGCTCTGTATATTTCATTATTTCCGCAGCTAATTGCTGGTCCCATAGTACGATACCACGACATTAATGATCAGTTGAAGCAAAGAAGCCTTACACTGAAAAAATTTGAAAGTGGTGTTCAGCGATTTATTATTGGTTTTGTGAAAAAATTACTGATAGCTGATAATATGGCCTATATCGCAGATACTATTTTTAATTATAATGATTCAGAATTGGATACACCCTTGGCCTGGATTGGCATTATTGCGTACACATTCCAGATTTATTTTGATTTTTCTGGTTATTCAGATATGGCCATTGGTTTGGGACGTATGTTTGGATTTGAGTTTCTTGAAAACTTCAATTATCCATATATAGCAAAATCAGTGAAAGAATTTTGGAGAAGATGGCATATCTCACTCTCCACCTGGTTTAGAGACTATCTATATATACCACTAGGCGGTAATCGAAAAGGTTCAACTCGAACAATTGTAAACCTGATAATTGTTTTTTTATTAACTGGGTTATGGCATGGGGCCAAATGGAATTTTATTATTTGGGGCGTATATCATGGTTTCTTTTTAGTGATCGAAAGAATTATAAAGCCAAAAAATACACCGAAAATATTGTCCCATTTCTACTTGTTAATGGTTGTTATTGTAGGTTGGGTCTTTTTTAGAGCAGAAAACTTGGCACATGCCATAGCTTACCTTGAAAAGATGTTTGTTCCATCAACAAGTCTGGACTTTCCAAATAATGTTAAGTACCTAATCAACAAAGAAGTTGTAATCATTTCATCCCTTGCAGTTATCTTATCAACTCCTGTTAAAAATATGTTGGTTAATATGATTCAAATGAAAGCTGGAAAGTGGGGTTCTGTCTTGAAAACATCATATTACAGTCTTCTAATTGCTTTATTTCTCATTAGCATTTCCTATATGGTTGCAGATACTTACAGCCCGTTTATATACTTTAGATTCTAA
- a CDS encoding alginate O-acetyltransferase AlgX-related protein — MLKFRQYIFPFIFLLIVFLPLLDTIFNVLPENKNIENRTLATISLDSTDFSEIPVELQEYFKDNFHGRSLFFDMNMKIKRSLSSKPFKDNSLVIGKNGWYFSNFQHVIDDYRAVRPFTESEVYEIRRSLEKCKEDLADLGIKYYLLIVPNKHTIYSDQLPDYINKIGTKSRLEQLLPSLREANIPIVDIRDVMLESKDSTLYFKTDSHWNLNGSFIGYQELFNKIHSDFPEIKPFQKSDFHLREYEKIGGDIVSMMGMENEIKDTFIEYSPKNGYLYKEANTGDYEMPNPKIFHPELTVSAFEGGNTNLKAVVFKDSYAGYMQQFLNQHFQRTVYIWGHNYQLNKEIVEKESPDMVIQIIVERYLYTLLEASEVNTEAN; from the coding sequence ATGTTAAAATTTAGGCAATACATATTTCCTTTCATTTTTCTACTGATAGTATTTCTACCGTTGCTAGATACCATTTTCAATGTTCTTCCAGAAAATAAAAATATTGAAAACCGTACTTTAGCCACAATATCCCTCGATTCTACTGATTTTTCAGAAATACCTGTTGAATTACAGGAGTACTTCAAGGATAATTTTCATGGTAGAAGTCTTTTTTTTGACATGAACATGAAAATAAAAAGAAGTTTAAGTTCAAAACCATTTAAAGACAATAGTCTTGTAATAGGAAAGAACGGCTGGTATTTTTCCAATTTTCAACACGTTATTGATGATTACAGAGCAGTAAGACCTTTTACTGAATCTGAAGTTTATGAAATTCGAAGATCATTAGAGAAGTGTAAAGAAGATTTAGCAGACTTAGGAATAAAATACTACTTATTGATTGTTCCTAATAAGCACACTATCTACTCTGATCAACTTCCAGACTATATTAATAAAATTGGTACTAAATCACGGTTAGAGCAACTTTTGCCTTCATTGCGAGAAGCCAATATACCGATAGTAGACATAAGAGATGTGATGCTTGAATCAAAAGACTCAACCCTATATTTCAAAACAGATTCTCACTGGAATTTGAATGGCTCATTTATTGGTTATCAAGAGCTTTTTAATAAAATTCATTCAGATTTTCCCGAAATTAAACCTTTTCAGAAGTCTGACTTTCACTTACGAGAGTATGAGAAAATAGGAGGCGATATTGTTTCAATGATGGGCATGGAAAATGAAATTAAAGATACATTTATTGAATACAGCCCCAAAAATGGGTACTTGTATAAAGAAGCTAATACTGGCGATTACGAAATGCCTAATCCTAAAATATTCCACCCGGAATTAACTGTTTCTGCATTTGAGGGAGGCAATACTAACCTAAAAGCAGTTGTTTTTAAGGATTCTTATGCGGGTTATATGCAACAATTCTTAAATCAACACTTTCAAAGGACAGTGTATATCTGGGGTCATAATTATCAGCTTAATAAAGAAATTGTTGAAAAAGAATCTCCCGATATGGTAATTCAAATTATAGTTGAAAGGTATTTGTACACATTACTTGAAGCAAGTGAAGTAAATACTGAGGCCAACTAA
- the coaE gene encoding dephospho-CoA kinase (Dephospho-CoA kinase (CoaE) performs the final step in coenzyme A biosynthesis.), protein MKDNLLKVGITGGIGSGKSLICKIFSKLGIPIYDADSRAKWLNNNDPLIREKIIENFGEESYHKGELNRDYISKIVFNDTAKLELLNSIIHPAVGRDFKNWCEQQNSPYIIKEAALMFESGSYKALDKVITVSASRELRIERVLKRDPFRDKAQIESIINKQLSEEERLKRSDYVIKNDEHELVIPQVLKLHKELLDLTNH, encoded by the coding sequence ATGAAAGATAACTTACTCAAAGTTGGTATAACTGGCGGAATTGGTTCCGGTAAAAGTTTGATTTGTAAAATCTTTTCGAAACTCGGCATTCCAATTTATGATGCTGATTCACGAGCTAAATGGCTGAACAACAACGATCCTTTAATTCGTGAAAAAATTATAGAAAACTTTGGGGAGGAATCGTATCATAAGGGTGAGCTGAATCGTGATTATATCTCAAAAATTGTATTTAATGATACCGCCAAACTGGAGTTGTTAAATAGTATCATTCACCCCGCTGTTGGTAGGGATTTTAAAAATTGGTGTGAACAACAAAATAGCCCTTATATTATTAAAGAGGCTGCTTTAATGTTTGAATCAGGCTCATACAAAGCTCTGGATAAGGTAATTACCGTGAGTGCTTCTCGAGAACTAAGAATCGAACGGGTTCTAAAACGAGACCCATTTAGAGACAAAGCACAAATTGAATCTATCATTAATAAGCAGTTGAGTGAAGAGGAAAGGTTAAAGCGTTCGGATTATGTTATTAAGAATGATGAGCATGAATTAGTCATCCCACAGGTACTTAAACTTCATAAAGAGTTACTTGACCTAACAAACCACTAG
- a CDS encoding FeoA family protein, translating into MNIRSVADLGPGESAIISGFMDDALSLKLLEMGCLPGQPIKFNFAAPLGDPICVSVSGYDLSLRLDEAITISIQ; encoded by the coding sequence GTGAACATACGAAGTGTAGCGGATTTAGGCCCCGGAGAAAGCGCAATAATTAGCGGATTTATGGACGATGCCTTGTCTCTCAAGCTTTTGGAAATGGGCTGCCTTCCTGGCCAGCCAATTAAGTTCAATTTTGCTGCTCCCTTAGGTGATCCAATTTGTGTTAGCGTTTCTGGTTACGATCTTTCTTTAAGACTAGACGAAGCAATTACCATTTCAATTCAGTAA